Proteins found in one Bremerella volcania genomic segment:
- a CDS encoding metallophosphoesterase family protein → MTKFIHTADLHIDSPLRGLAVRDEAMMRRVQRATRTALERIVDLAIEQQVAFILIAGDLFDGDWKDMHSGQWVAGQFRRLADADIGVYYIRGNHDAVSQIQRKIRWPDNVVELPHDEPATITLEDIGVAIHGQGFADREVMVDLAAKYPQRISGMFNVAMLHTSLTGSEHHDTYAPTTIETLRSRGYDYWALGHIHLRNVAPLSTEPYVAYSGNPQGRHIREPGAKGCLVAEIEGESLKQVTFHPTDSLRWQELVLDVSQETSLEGVLAQAGSAIRTVHDQHQGLGSAFRLTFYGTTKVHQQLSDLIKRNEVLLEVHNAAEAIDDEIWIEKIRFETQPQSQASLQDTHDLWGSIAQQFDKVQADTEAIKQLEELVKPVLDKVSAQHIALSDEGTLDERLPHWITAAQQLLRSRLGAPSE, encoded by the coding sequence ATGACGAAATTCATTCACACCGCCGATCTTCATATCGACAGCCCGCTGAGAGGCCTCGCCGTGCGGGACGAAGCGATGATGCGCCGCGTGCAGCGTGCGACGCGTACGGCGCTGGAGCGCATCGTCGACCTGGCCATCGAGCAGCAAGTCGCGTTCATCCTGATCGCTGGCGACCTGTTCGACGGCGACTGGAAGGACATGCATTCCGGCCAATGGGTGGCAGGCCAATTCCGCCGTCTGGCCGATGCCGACATCGGTGTCTATTACATTCGCGGCAATCACGACGCCGTCAGCCAGATTCAGCGCAAGATTCGCTGGCCCGACAACGTCGTCGAGCTTCCGCATGACGAGCCTGCGACGATCACCCTGGAAGATATCGGCGTCGCGATCCACGGCCAAGGCTTTGCCGATCGGGAAGTGATGGTCGATCTGGCAGCTAAATACCCACAGCGCATCAGCGGGATGTTTAACGTCGCCATGCTGCACACGAGCCTGACCGGCAGCGAACATCACGACACGTACGCTCCCACCACCATCGAAACGCTCCGCAGCCGCGGCTACGACTACTGGGCCCTGGGGCACATTCATCTGCGAAACGTGGCCCCCCTTTCCACGGAACCATACGTCGCCTACAGCGGCAACCCTCAAGGGCGTCACATTCGTGAGCCCGGTGCCAAAGGGTGCCTGGTGGCCGAGATCGAAGGAGAATCGCTCAAGCAGGTTACCTTCCACCCGACCGACTCTCTGCGGTGGCAAGAACTAGTTCTCGACGTCTCGCAGGAAACGTCGCTGGAAGGCGTGCTGGCCCAAGCAGGCTCCGCGATTCGAACGGTCCACGACCAGCACCAAGGACTCGGCTCGGCATTCCGGCTGACGTTCTACGGGACGACGAAAGTTCATCAGCAACTGTCCGACCTGATCAAGCGAAACGAAGTTCTGCTCGAAGTTCACAATGCCGCCGAAGCGATCGACGACGAAATCTGGATCGAGAAGATTCGCTTCGAGACCCAGCCCCAGTCACAAGCCTCGCTGCAAGACACGCACGACCTGTGGGGATCGATCGCCCAGCAGTTCGACAAAGTTCAAGCAGATACCGAGGCGATCAAGCAGTTGGAAGAACTCGTCAAACCGGTACTCGATAAAGTGAGTGCCCAGCACATTGCCTTGAGTGACGAAGGTACCTTGGACGAGCGCCTGCCCCATTGGATCACGGCAGCCCAGCAGCTTCTCCGCAGTCGATTGGGAGCCCCAAGCGAATGA
- a CDS encoding AAA family ATPase, whose product MKLRHLELENYGIHVEQSFAFQTHSLQIVYGQNEAGKSTLLQAVRELLFGFQHAKSNPFAPDSTKKKMKATAQLTMASGTDLQIVRRQGNKNTLSGTYQDEEIDDVRWKQLISGADQRLYEHVFGFSLKELATGEESLKEANLDEALFGGGLGRLHDYKELLKSIDEETESLFKSRGQKQKINSILSDIKALETELKDSSLRPAQYEEWLTEARRCEEELTRLGCTLDKVYRKQQHLERLRKAHPLWIQRQAKQQQLAKLEAPQSFPADALEELSQTRRQAAKLSAEVENLTLDLKQLEQEIAAIEFNTLVIESSEAIRSLLFGIKEVQGYRRDIPLRTQDRQRDQDEAETILRRIDPKLQLDQIAKFELTLTQRNKIQQLTKTYQKLTTEIGSHTPEVERLDREIEEIESTLAEMPQHPAELIQRLQSSVDPLRQAIVQRGEMAASVRKLCADIAQRRLPIDAMAGRQLDFTRPLALPLEPTIHRYESELQTLAEQMRAAEASVRETSDELATKNDELRRLEQSAQLVSEDELHSARQKRDETWQSLRRQLLGEQELLSSDQNQTQANAFDRHLVQTDKLADQRYRHAQILADQQAIQANIHSLEERLSARKQHLTQLTTSRHEIWQAWSDEWKQVELTPKSPQEMLPWRATYLALVEVQSEIVQAEEELAELDRRIGETIQLLREQELVSSDESPEQAVVALESFLKRVQSEQQRRDQLENRRQLNLDNRKTAFRQNEKRQQQLSAIQAEASEILSVFDAIGGVDLETAADLIQAVENVQAKLTSAQGLQQRIADMQQGLKQFAEQVDAVVTTTGEPLADMPPEAAAQRLGTLLSEAENQRGLRKELEIKRQVRSESLESSQKELAEVEARLSQWRSQIDAESDEQLEVVSQIVREKQALERELAEIETQLALVRESEPLQPFQQALEALDVDGLKQELMSATSELTETKQQQETTLKQLGELGHQLRDVDQSSHAVMAQGKIESLQAELSDCLDRLGPLLIAKEMLDRAMQAFREENSGQLLSIISELIERMTEGRYTKVEHDPDQEGGLILSGPNDLRRKPSELSTGTREQLYLAIRLAYIRHYCAGAEPLPVLMDDILVNFDDARQIATLKVLMDFDPRIQVIMLTCHQPLVDKVRSLSESIQVTRIDGQPVESIVKKPTSKRKKTPEKSSTPSLF is encoded by the coding sequence ATGAAATTACGCCATTTGGAACTGGAAAACTACGGCATCCACGTCGAGCAAAGCTTCGCATTTCAGACGCATAGTCTGCAGATCGTCTATGGCCAAAACGAAGCTGGCAAGTCGACGCTTCTGCAGGCCGTGCGCGAACTGCTGTTTGGCTTCCAGCATGCCAAAAGCAATCCGTTTGCGCCCGATTCGACCAAGAAAAAAATGAAGGCCACCGCGCAGCTGACCATGGCCAGCGGTACCGACCTGCAGATCGTTCGCCGCCAAGGCAACAAGAATACTTTATCCGGCACCTACCAGGACGAAGAGATTGACGACGTTCGCTGGAAGCAATTGATCAGCGGCGCCGACCAGCGGTTGTACGAACACGTCTTTGGCTTCTCACTCAAGGAACTGGCCACCGGCGAAGAGAGCCTGAAAGAAGCCAACCTGGACGAAGCTCTCTTTGGAGGCGGCCTGGGCAGGCTACACGACTACAAGGAACTGCTCAAAAGCATTGACGAAGAGACCGAGAGTCTTTTCAAGAGCCGGGGTCAGAAGCAAAAGATCAATTCGATCCTTTCCGACATCAAAGCTCTCGAGACGGAGCTGAAGGATTCGTCCCTTCGGCCGGCCCAATACGAGGAGTGGCTCACCGAAGCCCGTCGCTGCGAGGAAGAGCTGACGCGTCTCGGTTGCACGCTGGACAAGGTCTACCGCAAGCAGCAGCACCTGGAACGTCTCCGCAAAGCGCATCCACTATGGATTCAGCGGCAGGCCAAGCAGCAGCAGTTGGCCAAACTGGAAGCGCCTCAATCGTTCCCCGCTGACGCGTTGGAGGAACTTTCGCAAACACGACGACAAGCCGCTAAGCTGTCGGCCGAAGTCGAGAATCTGACGCTCGACCTGAAACAGCTGGAACAAGAGATCGCGGCGATCGAGTTCAATACGTTGGTCATCGAATCAAGCGAAGCGATCCGGTCTCTGCTATTCGGGATCAAGGAAGTCCAGGGCTACCGCCGCGATATCCCCTTGCGAACCCAGGATCGGCAACGCGACCAGGACGAGGCCGAGACGATTCTGCGGCGGATCGACCCTAAGCTTCAGTTGGATCAAATCGCCAAGTTCGAACTGACACTCACGCAGCGTAACAAGATCCAGCAGTTGACCAAAACGTACCAGAAGCTGACGACGGAGATTGGGTCGCACACGCCTGAGGTCGAACGGCTGGATCGTGAAATCGAAGAGATCGAATCGACCCTGGCCGAAATGCCGCAGCATCCGGCCGAACTCATCCAGCGTCTTCAGTCGAGCGTCGATCCGCTGCGTCAGGCGATTGTTCAGCGCGGGGAGATGGCCGCTTCGGTCCGCAAGTTGTGTGCCGATATCGCGCAGCGCCGCTTGCCAATCGACGCGATGGCTGGCCGCCAGCTTGACTTCACCCGCCCCCTGGCCCTGCCGCTGGAACCCACGATTCATCGCTACGAGTCGGAGCTTCAAACGCTGGCCGAACAGATGCGTGCCGCTGAGGCTTCGGTGCGAGAAACTTCCGATGAACTGGCTACCAAGAACGACGAACTGCGGCGACTGGAACAAAGTGCCCAACTGGTCTCGGAAGACGAACTGCATTCTGCTCGACAGAAGCGCGACGAAACGTGGCAGTCACTACGCCGCCAACTGCTTGGTGAGCAGGAATTGCTTTCTTCGGATCAAAATCAAACGCAGGCCAATGCGTTCGATCGGCACTTGGTGCAGACCGATAAGTTAGCGGACCAGCGCTATCGTCACGCCCAGATACTGGCCGACCAGCAAGCGATCCAAGCCAATATCCATTCACTCGAAGAACGCCTGTCAGCTCGGAAACAGCACCTGACCCAACTCACGACTAGCCGCCATGAAATATGGCAGGCGTGGTCGGACGAATGGAAGCAGGTCGAACTGACGCCTAAGTCTCCGCAAGAGATGCTCCCTTGGCGAGCAACCTACCTGGCACTCGTGGAAGTGCAGTCGGAGATCGTACAAGCGGAAGAAGAGCTTGCCGAACTCGATCGTCGCATCGGGGAAACGATTCAGCTGCTTCGCGAGCAAGAACTCGTATCGTCCGATGAATCGCCTGAGCAGGCCGTCGTCGCATTGGAATCATTCTTGAAGCGTGTCCAGTCCGAGCAACAACGCCGCGATCAACTGGAAAATAGGCGACAGTTGAACCTGGACAATCGCAAGACCGCGTTCCGCCAGAACGAAAAACGCCAGCAGCAGCTTTCGGCGATCCAAGCCGAAGCGTCCGAGATTCTCTCGGTCTTTGACGCCATTGGCGGTGTCGACTTGGAAACGGCCGCCGATCTGATTCAAGCGGTCGAAAATGTCCAGGCCAAGTTGACCAGCGCCCAGGGGCTGCAGCAGCGCATCGCCGACATGCAGCAGGGACTGAAGCAATTTGCCGAACAGGTCGATGCCGTCGTCACGACAACCGGTGAACCACTGGCAGACATGCCCCCGGAAGCCGCCGCTCAGCGACTAGGCACGCTTCTTTCCGAAGCGGAGAACCAGCGCGGTCTACGCAAGGAGTTGGAGATCAAACGTCAGGTTCGCTCGGAGTCGCTCGAAAGCAGCCAGAAAGAACTGGCCGAGGTCGAAGCACGCCTGTCGCAATGGCGATCGCAAATCGACGCCGAATCGGATGAGCAGTTGGAGGTCGTTTCGCAGATCGTTCGCGAGAAGCAAGCGCTCGAGCGGGAACTGGCCGAGATCGAAACCCAGTTAGCGTTGGTTCGCGAATCGGAACCACTGCAGCCATTCCAACAAGCACTGGAAGCACTCGACGTCGACGGTCTCAAGCAAGAGTTGATGTCGGCGACCAGCGAACTCACCGAGACCAAACAGCAGCAAGAGACGACACTCAAGCAGTTGGGCGAGTTGGGACATCAGCTGCGCGACGTCGATCAATCCAGCCATGCCGTGATGGCCCAGGGAAAGATTGAATCGCTCCAGGCCGAGCTTTCCGACTGTTTGGATCGACTCGGGCCGCTGCTGATCGCCAAGGAGATGCTCGACCGCGCGATGCAGGCCTTTCGCGAAGAGAACTCGGGACAACTCCTTTCGATCATCAGCGAGCTGATCGAGCGGATGACTGAGGGGCGGTACACCAAAGTCGAGCACGACCCTGATCAGGAAGGGGGCTTGATCCTCAGCGGGCCCAACGATCTGCGCCGCAAGCCATCGGAACTCAGCACCGGCACACGTGAGCAGCTTTACCTGGCCATTCGCCTGGCGTACATTCGACACTACTGCGCAGGGGCCGAACCGCTGCCGGTGCTGATGGATGATATCCTGGTCAACTTCGACGACGCCCGCCAAATCGCGACGTTAAAGGTGCTGATGGACTTCGATCCACGGATCCAGGTCATCATGCTGACGTGTCATCAGCCGCTGGTCGACAAGGTCCGGTCGCTCAGCGAGTCGATTCAGGTCACGCGTATCGACGGACAGCCGGTCGAATCGATCGTCAAGAAGCCGACCTCGAAACGTAAAAAGACGCCTGAGAAGTCCTCCACACCAAGCTTGTTTTAA
- a CDS encoding gamma-glutamylcyclotransferase family protein — protein MPDELVAFFAYGTLKRGEVRENCWPCRPVAVLRGSTPGSLWQVADYPGLKLEGETRVVGEIWLFDAKQEQRLLETLDEVEGYPTLYTREVVECETLDGQPITATTYVFNKPILPTYAQVPADAQGMVNWTGNAQRFA, from the coding sequence ATGCCTGACGAACTGGTTGCCTTTTTTGCCTACGGAACGTTGAAGCGAGGCGAGGTCCGCGAGAACTGCTGGCCCTGTCGACCGGTGGCCGTGCTGCGCGGCTCGACGCCTGGTTCGCTATGGCAAGTCGCCGACTATCCCGGGCTCAAGCTCGAAGGGGAAACACGCGTGGTCGGCGAGATCTGGTTGTTTGATGCCAAGCAAGAACAACGCTTGCTGGAAACGCTCGACGAGGTCGAAGGGTACCCGACCTTGTACACGCGGGAAGTGGTCGAGTGCGAAACGCTCGATGGCCAGCCCATCACGGCGACCACCTACGTCTTCAACAAACCGATTCTGCCGACGTACGCCCAAGTACCAGCCGATGCCCAGGGCATGGTGAACTGGACCGGCAACGCTCAGCGTTTCGCGTAG
- a CDS encoding helix-turn-helix transcriptional regulator — MARNEQLIRQHKILQILERYRYGCLLEEIRDALVDELGLSSLHTRTVRRDIESLQAAGLDIDVHDSGRGRVWKLGASGRGMHKITATATELIALSLGRDLLLPLSGTPFWVGVESFWTKIQEQLPEGTWEHYRKYRQVLYVTGLASKNYSAQEGTLKNLNRAIHQHRIVEVAYQKPGQPSPSQRRLEPYGIVFHQGSIYIVAAASELVEDDPNRIRHWKLDRFKKAEVTDDYFKVPKDFDLEEHLGGSIGIFAAHKPMDFKIKISATAANWVVEDPWHAEQKVEQHDDGSITLTVKAAHELEIIPRVLALGPEAEVLAPKSTREAIKARVEKMAEVYAKR, encoded by the coding sequence ATGGCACGCAACGAACAACTCATTCGGCAGCACAAGATCTTGCAGATTCTCGAGCGTTATCGCTACGGCTGCCTGTTGGAAGAGATCCGCGACGCGCTGGTCGACGAACTGGGATTGTCTTCGCTGCACACGCGCACGGTCCGCCGTGATATCGAATCGCTTCAGGCGGCAGGGCTCGATATCGACGTACACGACTCCGGTCGAGGGCGTGTCTGGAAGCTCGGCGCCAGTGGCCGTGGGATGCATAAGATCACCGCGACGGCGACCGAGTTGATCGCCTTGTCGCTGGGACGCGACCTACTGCTGCCACTCTCAGGCACGCCGTTTTGGGTTGGGGTCGAGTCGTTCTGGACGAAGATCCAAGAGCAACTTCCCGAAGGAACGTGGGAGCACTACCGCAAGTATCGCCAGGTACTGTACGTGACGGGGCTGGCCTCGAAGAACTATTCGGCCCAGGAAGGAACGCTCAAGAATCTGAACCGGGCCATTCATCAGCATCGTATCGTGGAAGTCGCCTATCAAAAGCCAGGGCAGCCTTCGCCCAGCCAGCGGCGGCTTGAACCGTACGGCATCGTGTTCCATCAGGGAAGCATCTACATCGTCGCCGCGGCCAGTGAGCTGGTGGAAGACGATCCCAATCGAATCCGCCACTGGAAGCTCGATCGCTTCAAGAAGGCGGAGGTGACCGACGACTACTTCAAGGTCCCCAAAGACTTCGACCTGGAAGAACACCTCGGGGGCTCGATTGGTATCTTCGCGGCCCACAAGCCGATGGATTTCAAAATCAAGATCTCGGCTACCGCGGCTAACTGGGTGGTCGAAGACCCATGGCATGCCGAGCAAAAGGTCGAACAGCATGACGATGGTAGCATCACGCTGACCGTCAAAGCGGCCCACGAGTTGGAGATCATTCCTCGCGTGTTGGCCCTTGGGCCGGAAGCCGAGGTGTTGGCTCCCAAGTCGACTCGTGAAGCGATCAAGGCTCGCGTCGAAAAGATGGCCGAGGTCTACGCGAAACGCTGA
- a CDS encoding excinuclease ABC subunit UvrC, with amino-acid sequence MAENLDGQQPAPSPEAVSSEGKPAEHVPFTVTANKVRKFPTTSGVYIFKDDKGRVIYVGKAKNLRSRASSYFLAEAALDQRTGYWVNEIADADYLETESEVDALLAESRLIKDVQPKYNKEQKDDKTFPYLMITQREDFPRVEFTREPKDKNAKLYGPFASAGALRGAIQVLQRIFKFRTCDLDIDESDERWKWFRPCLLASIGQCTAPCNLRISKEEYRKDIRRLQMFLEGGRTRLLKQLQDEMQEASKNLEFEKAAKLRDEITMLQRLDERGELETHAQPEVFYVDPKKGLAGLRKVLGLAETPRTIEGVDIAHLGGSDTVASLVQFLDGLPFKPGYRRYKIRGVDGVDDFRSIHEVVARRFKRLSDSSEVFPDILLIDGGKGQLNAAMAAFRDLKIEPPTVISLAKREEEVYRPGESEPIRLSRHSFALRLLQYVRDESHRFAQHYHHLLRDKRTFDR; translated from the coding sequence ATGGCAGAGAATCTCGACGGCCAGCAGCCTGCCCCATCGCCTGAAGCGGTTTCTTCTGAAGGGAAGCCCGCCGAACATGTTCCCTTTACGGTGACCGCGAACAAGGTTCGTAAATTCCCGACCACTTCCGGCGTGTACATCTTCAAGGATGACAAAGGCCGTGTGATCTACGTTGGCAAGGCCAAGAATCTTCGCTCGCGCGCCAGCAGCTACTTTCTGGCCGAAGCGGCCCTCGATCAGCGAACCGGCTACTGGGTCAATGAAATCGCCGACGCCGATTACCTTGAGACCGAAAGCGAAGTCGACGCATTGCTCGCCGAATCGCGGCTGATCAAAGACGTTCAGCCGAAGTACAACAAAGAGCAAAAAGACGACAAAACGTTTCCTTACCTGATGATCACGCAGCGGGAAGACTTCCCCCGCGTTGAATTTACCCGCGAACCGAAGGACAAAAACGCCAAGCTGTACGGCCCCTTCGCCAGTGCCGGGGCCCTGCGCGGAGCCATTCAGGTGCTGCAGCGGATCTTTAAGTTCCGCACGTGCGACCTCGATATCGACGAGTCGGACGAACGCTGGAAATGGTTTCGACCTTGTCTGTTGGCCAGCATCGGTCAATGCACGGCACCTTGTAACCTTCGCATCAGCAAGGAAGAGTACCGCAAAGACATCCGCCGTCTGCAGATGTTTTTGGAAGGAGGGCGGACGCGCCTGTTGAAGCAGCTGCAAGACGAAATGCAGGAAGCTTCCAAGAACCTCGAATTCGAGAAAGCCGCGAAGCTGCGCGACGAGATCACCATGCTCCAGCGTCTCGACGAGCGGGGCGAGCTGGAGACGCATGCCCAGCCGGAAGTCTTTTACGTCGATCCGAAGAAGGGCTTGGCCGGTCTGCGGAAGGTATTAGGCCTGGCAGAAACGCCGCGCACGATCGAAGGGGTCGATATCGCCCACCTGGGCGGAAGTGACACGGTCGCCAGTCTCGTGCAGTTTCTCGACGGGCTGCCGTTCAAGCCAGGCTATCGCCGCTACAAGATTCGCGGCGTCGATGGCGTCGACGACTTCCGCAGTATCCACGAGGTCGTGGCCCGCCGCTTCAAACGGCTGAGCGACAGTTCCGAGGTCTTTCCGGACATTCTGCTGATCGACGGTGGTAAGGGGCAACTCAACGCGGCGATGGCCGCTTTTCGCGATCTCAAGATCGAGCCGCCAACGGTGATCTCGTTGGCCAAACGCGAAGAAGAAGTCTACCGCCCCGGTGAAAGCGAACCGATTCGCCTGAGTCGTCACTCGTTTGCCTTGCGACTACTGCAATACGTCCGCGACGAGTCCCACCGCTTCGCCCAGCACTATCACCACTTGCTACGAGATAAACGAACATTCGACCGGTAA
- a CDS encoding ArsR/SmtB family transcription factor produces MMFLATPANGHTMSKGYYSDNDSPSHVSQPEGSGKEVSPYEPLNEDVARQLVQLFKLLADETRLKILSYLLQAGELNVRSLCDLLDQSQPAVSHHLALLKTCGLIESRRDGKNNFYRVIPEQFGRFAEVLFRKVPGLEDDKIDFGEALVRLETETQAVAVS; encoded by the coding sequence ATGATGTTCTTGGCTACTCCAGCCAATGGACACACGATGTCCAAAGGGTACTACTCGGACAACGATAGTCCCTCGCATGTTTCCCAGCCGGAAGGATCCGGCAAGGAAGTTTCGCCTTACGAACCCTTGAACGAAGACGTTGCTCGTCAGCTCGTTCAACTCTTTAAACTGTTGGCCGACGAAACTCGGCTGAAGATCCTCAGCTACCTGCTACAGGCAGGCGAACTGAACGTTCGATCGCTGTGCGACCTGCTCGATCAAAGCCAACCGGCAGTCAGCCATCACCTGGCTTTGCTGAAAACTTGTGGCCTGATTGAATCGCGGCGTGATGGTAAGAACAATTTCTATCGCGTCATTCCCGAACAGTTCGGACGCTTCGCCGAAGTGTTGTTCCGCAAGGTACCTGGCCTGGAAGACGACAAGATCGACTTCGGCGAAGCCCTGGTACGCCTGGAAACGGAAACCCAAGCGGTTGCCGTTTCTTAG
- a CDS encoding peptide ABC transporter substrate-binding protein produces MKWSIRGLFPYFFPLIFVVALFFALRMGSLPPADFTFSNGTEPQTVDPAKSTGAPEGRIIDAIFEGLYRKMPDPNDPNDMIPMPAMAKSHEVSDDLKTYTFHMREGAKWTNGEPVTAHDWDFSWMRFLHPESRTQYAYQLWYIKNAQRYTTGDVHEGDRVEVELADRKDRAQMYPRGTVISGILRKIDTYPEGATKSEDAGHGEEVSSFKVFTVDCVPEKDGQPQWDGEKTERVFYQSGIPKSYLSKHPKAEEAMHVLLHFSEVGIKVPDKMTLVIELESPTPYFLELASFYPMHAVNRTCIETYGYPDWTKPENIVTNGPYQIQERRIRDRIRLKKNPTYWNADEVKLETIDALAVQSNTTQLNMYMSGQMEWATDIPNSVLDELKEIDAEKKKEPGRENERDDLLIAPMLSTYFYRVNTTRPPLDNPKVRQALNLAINKQEIVDFVTRGGQIPAGSLVPPGITGYEGPPTESYDPERARKLLEEALGGKKMRPIQILYNTSEGHKQIAEVIQQQWKRNLHIDVQLRNVEWGVYLTTVREMDYDVARAGWIGDYPDPNTFLDMFVTGGENNETGWSNKKYDSLIDSARSEADPETRFNMLRDAEEVLVDEMPILPIYFYVSINMVRPYVKNFYPNLQDLHPLHILEIDQQQREKIREWEGLE; encoded by the coding sequence ATGAAATGGTCAATACGAGGATTATTTCCTTACTTCTTTCCGCTAATCTTCGTAGTCGCTCTCTTTTTTGCGCTCCGGATGGGGTCGCTCCCCCCCGCTGACTTTACCTTTTCTAACGGTACCGAGCCCCAAACCGTCGATCCGGCAAAAAGCACCGGGGCACCGGAAGGGCGGATCATCGACGCCATCTTCGAGGGCCTCTATCGGAAGATGCCCGACCCGAATGATCCCAACGACATGATCCCAATGCCTGCGATGGCCAAGTCGCATGAGGTTTCGGACGATCTCAAGACTTATACGTTTCATATGCGCGAAGGCGCCAAGTGGACCAACGGCGAGCCGGTGACCGCCCACGACTGGGACTTCTCGTGGATGCGTTTTTTGCATCCCGAATCACGAACGCAATACGCCTATCAGTTGTGGTACATCAAGAACGCCCAGCGTTACACCACCGGTGACGTCCACGAAGGAGACCGCGTCGAAGTCGAACTGGCCGATCGTAAGGATCGCGCCCAGATGTATCCTCGCGGCACGGTGATCTCGGGCATTCTGAGGAAGATCGACACTTACCCGGAAGGAGCGACCAAGTCCGAAGACGCGGGTCATGGCGAAGAGGTAAGCTCCTTCAAAGTGTTTACGGTCGACTGCGTGCCAGAGAAAGATGGCCAGCCGCAGTGGGATGGAGAAAAGACCGAGCGGGTCTTCTATCAATCAGGCATCCCAAAATCGTACCTGTCGAAACATCCCAAAGCCGAAGAAGCAATGCACGTGCTGCTCCACTTCAGCGAAGTGGGGATCAAAGTGCCTGACAAGATGACCCTGGTCATCGAGTTGGAATCGCCGACGCCGTACTTTCTGGAACTCGCTTCGTTCTATCCAATGCACGCGGTCAATCGCACGTGTATCGAAACCTACGGCTACCCCGACTGGACCAAGCCCGAGAACATTGTCACCAACGGTCCCTACCAGATTCAGGAACGCCGCATTCGTGATCGTATCCGCCTGAAGAAGAACCCCACCTATTGGAATGCGGACGAGGTCAAGCTCGAAACGATTGACGCCCTGGCGGTGCAATCGAACACCACGCAGCTGAACATGTACATGAGCGGCCAGATGGAATGGGCGACCGATATTCCCAATTCCGTCTTGGATGAACTGAAAGAGATCGACGCAGAGAAAAAGAAGGAGCCCGGCCGCGAGAACGAACGTGACGACCTGCTGATCGCCCCAATGCTGTCCACTTACTTCTATCGCGTCAACACGACTCGGCCCCCGCTGGATAATCCCAAGGTACGTCAGGCCCTGAACCTGGCGATCAACAAGCAGGAAATCGTCGACTTCGTTACCCGCGGCGGTCAGATCCCGGCAGGCTCGTTGGTTCCCCCGGGGATTACCGGCTACGAAGGACCTCCGACCGAGTCGTACGATCCCGAGCGTGCCCGAAAACTCCTTGAGGAAGCACTGGGCGGCAAGAAGATGCGTCCTATTCAGATTCTGTACAACACGTCGGAAGGGCATAAGCAGATTGCCGAAGTGATTCAGCAGCAGTGGAAACGCAATCTGCATATCGATGTTCAACTGCGGAACGTCGAATGGGGCGTCTACCTGACGACGGTCCGCGAGATGGATTACGACGTTGCCCGGGCTGGTTGGATTGGAGACTATCCCGATCCGAACACCTTTCTCGACATGTTCGTTACCGGCGGCGAGAACAACGAGACCGGCTGGAGCAATAAGAAGTACGACAGTCTGATCGATTCCGCACGAAGCGAAGCCGATCCGGAAACGCGTTTCAACATGCTGCGCGACGCAGAAGAGGTGCTGGTCGACGAGATGCCGATCTTACCGATTTACTTCTATGTTTCGATCAACATGGTGCGGCCGTACGTGAAGAACTTTTATCCGAATCTGCAGGATCTCCATCCCCTGCACATCCTCGAAATTGACCAGCAGCAACGCGAAAAGATTCGCGAGTGGGAGGGCTTGGAGTGA